The Agromyces atrinae genome window below encodes:
- the hxlB gene encoding 6-phospho-3-hexuloisomerase, whose product MPVADPSDALRTLSRELRDSIASVADADLSPFAERLRTADRVFVHGAGRSGLALRMTAMRLMHLGLTVHVVGEVTTPAIREGDVLLTASGSGTTAGIVSAAETAKESGAAVAAITSVADSPLAALADDVIVVPAATKQDRSGTASDQYAGSLFEQTVVLVGDALFHGLWKASGETADDLWPRHANLE is encoded by the coding sequence ATGCCCGTTGCAGACCCCTCTGACGCCCTCCGTACCCTCTCTCGCGAACTCCGCGACTCGATCGCCTCCGTCGCCGACGCCGACCTGTCGCCGTTCGCCGAGCGACTGAGGACCGCCGACCGCGTCTTCGTGCACGGCGCGGGCCGCTCCGGCCTCGCCCTGCGGATGACGGCGATGCGCCTCATGCACCTCGGCCTCACGGTCCACGTCGTCGGCGAGGTCACGACCCCGGCGATCCGAGAGGGCGACGTCCTGCTCACGGCGAGCGGATCGGGCACGACCGCGGGAATCGTCTCCGCCGCCGAGACCGCGAAGGAATCGGGAGCGGCCGTCGCCGCGATCACCTCCGTCGCCGACTCCCCCCTCGCCGCACTCGCCGACGACGTGATCGTCGTCCCGGCCGCCACGAAACAGGACCGCTCGGGTACGGCGAGCGATCAGTACGCCGGAAGCCTCTTCGAGCAGACCGTCGTCCTCGTCGGCGACGCGCTCTTCCACGGCCTGTGGAAGGCCTCGGGCGAGACCGCCGATGACTTGTGGCCGCGCCACGCGAACCTCGAATGA
- a CDS encoding sulfurtransferase, with amino-acid sequence MTVAFDPAAKFADYAHPERLVSTAWLDEHRGDPGLVVVESDEDVLLYETGHIPGAVKVDWHTELNDPVVRDYLTGEQFAALLSSKGISRDSTVVIYGDKNNWWAAYALWVFSLFGHEDVRLLDGGRDLWIAEGRELTTDRVTPAPTDYPVVERDDSAIRAFKDDVLAHLGHPLIDVRSPEEYSGQRTSAPAYPEEGALRAGHIPTAASVPWARAAAPDATFRTRAELDAIYTDEVGLSADEPIIAYCRIGERSSHTWFVLEHLLGYENVRNYDGSWTEWGSAVRVPIVSGPERGEVPAR; translated from the coding sequence ATGACCGTCGCATTCGATCCCGCTGCCAAGTTCGCCGACTACGCGCACCCCGAACGCCTCGTCTCGACCGCGTGGCTCGACGAGCACCGGGGCGACCCCGGTCTGGTCGTCGTCGAGTCCGACGAAGACGTGCTGCTGTACGAGACGGGTCACATCCCCGGAGCGGTCAAGGTCGACTGGCACACCGAGCTCAACGACCCCGTCGTGCGCGACTACCTCACGGGCGAGCAGTTCGCTGCTCTCTTGTCGTCGAAGGGCATCTCGCGCGACTCGACCGTCGTCATCTACGGCGACAAGAACAACTGGTGGGCGGCCTACGCCCTCTGGGTGTTCAGCCTCTTCGGCCACGAGGACGTGCGGCTGCTCGACGGCGGCCGCGACCTCTGGATCGCCGAGGGCCGCGAACTCACGACCGACCGAGTGACGCCGGCGCCGACCGACTACCCCGTCGTCGAGCGCGACGATTCAGCGATCCGCGCCTTCAAGGACGACGTGCTGGCTCACCTCGGCCACCCGCTCATCGACGTGCGTTCGCCCGAGGAGTACAGCGGCCAGCGCACGAGCGCGCCCGCCTACCCCGAGGAGGGTGCGCTCCGCGCCGGTCACATCCCCACCGCGGCATCCGTGCCCTGGGCGCGCGCCGCCGCACCCGACGCGACGTTCCGCACGCGCGCCGAACTCGACGCCATCTACACCGACGAGGTCGGTCTCTCCGCCGACGAGCCGATCATCGCCTACTGCCGCATCGGTGAGCGCTCGAGCCACACGTGGTTCGTGCTCGAGCACCTGCTGGGTTACGAGAACGTCCGCAACTACGACGGCTCGTGGACCGAGTGGGGCAGCGCGGTCCGTGTTCCGATCGTGTCCGGTCCCGAGCGCGGCGAGGTCCCTGCGCGCTGA
- the hxlA gene encoding 3-hexulose-6-phosphate synthase: MKLQFAMDTLTTEAALELAAAAAPHVDILELGTPLIKSEGLSAIRAIKDAHPDKIVFADLKTMDAGELEADIAFGAGADLVTVLGTAGDSTIVGAVKAATKHGKGIVVDLIGVKDKAARAKEVVELGAQFVEMHAGLDEQAEDGFTFSTLLDDGRASGVPFSVAGGVSVSTIESVQDAGADVAVAGGAIYGAPDVGAAAAALRAAIK, translated from the coding sequence ATGAAACTGCAGTTCGCCATGGACACCCTCACGACCGAAGCAGCCCTCGAGCTCGCTGCGGCCGCGGCTCCCCACGTCGACATCCTCGAGCTCGGCACCCCGCTCATCAAGAGCGAGGGCCTCTCGGCGATCCGCGCGATCAAGGACGCCCACCCCGACAAGATCGTCTTCGCCGACCTGAAGACGATGGATGCCGGCGAGCTCGAAGCCGACATCGCGTTCGGCGCCGGCGCCGATCTCGTCACCGTCCTCGGAACCGCGGGCGACAGCACGATCGTCGGAGCCGTCAAGGCCGCGACCAAGCACGGCAAGGGCATCGTCGTCGACCTCATCGGCGTGAAGGACAAGGCCGCTCGCGCGAAGGAGGTCGTCGAACTCGGCGCCCAGTTCGTCGAGATGCACGCGGGGCTCGACGAGCAGGCCGAGGATGGATTCACGTTCTCGACGCTCCTCGACGACGGCCGCGCCTCAGGCGTCCCCTTCTCGGTCGCGGGAGGCGTGAGCGTCTCGACGATCGAATCGGTGCAGGATGCCGGTGCCGACGTCGCAGTCGCCGGTGGCGCCATCTACGGAGCTCCCGACGTGGGAGCCGCAGCAGCCGCACTCCGCGCCGCGATCAAGTAG
- a CDS encoding type II toxin-antitoxin system PemK/MazF family toxin, whose translation MRFLTALRRLLPARRTPAAPTRAGSAGSAMSTDATVEVDPRRLGRVRLSYAPQRDSEPDPGEIVWTWVPFEENDGRGKDRPVVVVAAGADGSHLAVRLTSHPRAGDPDYLSIGRGDWDSQGRESWVDLGRVFRVSAGGVRREASALDSARYTRVAAALSKRYGWR comes from the coding sequence GTGCGCTTCCTCACCGCCCTTCGTCGTCTGCTCCCCGCCCGACGGACGCCCGCGGCGCCGACGCGCGCCGGCTCGGCCGGGTCTGCGATGTCGACGGATGCCACGGTCGAGGTCGACCCCCGTCGCCTCGGTCGCGTGCGCCTCTCGTACGCGCCGCAGCGCGACAGCGAGCCCGATCCGGGCGAGATCGTGTGGACGTGGGTCCCGTTCGAGGAGAACGACGGCCGCGGCAAGGACCGCCCGGTCGTCGTCGTCGCGGCGGGTGCCGACGGCAGTCACCTCGCGGTTCGTCTCACGAGCCACCCTCGCGCCGGCGACCCCGACTACCTCTCGATCGGTCGAGGCGATTGGGATTCGCAGGGGCGGGAGAGCTGGGTCGATCTCGGTCGCGTGTTCCGGGTGTCGGCCGGGGGAGTGCGACGCGAGGCGAGCGCCCTCGATTCCGCGAGGTACACGCGCGTCGCTGCGGCGCTCTCGAAGCGTTACGGCTGGCGCTGA
- a CDS encoding alpha/beta hydrolase family protein: MRRTPSRITPFSGNPDFDFEIRSALGRAVAGGGDPGEILAATESVKKNDHDGWYAAWSALARRTAAAAAASADAGHRVSAAGAYLRASDYHAVAVNALSAQGDDARLRAEFAEQQRAWQGFLDTTSADVAAIDIPYEGASLPGLYARARVSGAPTLVAVNGSDGSLAALWSACAQPALDRGWNVVLFDGPGQQSELFVRNTTFRPDFERVLTPVLDAALGLDGVDPSRIAVYGISQGGYGVARALAFEHRFAAAVTDPGIVDVSTSWTSHLPKSLLATLDRGEVEKFDREMALGLKLSPDTARTWAFRARPYGTEGYGETIQAVRAYTVADVAGRIETPLLILSPENEQFWPGQAEELASLTSAVSTVIRFTAEEGADGHCQPMARALTAERMFDWLDDKLAREPR; the protein is encoded by the coding sequence ATGAGACGTACGCCGTCCCGCATCACGCCGTTCTCCGGCAACCCCGACTTCGACTTCGAGATCCGATCCGCCCTCGGGCGCGCGGTCGCCGGGGGAGGCGACCCGGGCGAGATCCTCGCGGCGACCGAGTCGGTGAAGAAGAACGATCACGACGGCTGGTACGCGGCCTGGTCCGCCCTCGCTCGACGCACCGCCGCTGCCGCTGCGGCCTCGGCGGACGCCGGACACCGGGTCAGCGCTGCCGGAGCGTACCTGCGTGCCTCGGATTACCACGCCGTCGCCGTCAACGCCCTCAGCGCGCAGGGCGACGACGCACGGCTGCGAGCCGAGTTCGCCGAGCAGCAGAGGGCGTGGCAGGGATTCCTCGACACCACCTCGGCGGATGTCGCGGCGATCGACATCCCGTACGAGGGCGCCTCACTGCCGGGCCTCTACGCGCGTGCGCGGGTGTCGGGGGCGCCGACGCTCGTCGCCGTGAACGGCAGCGACGGCTCGCTCGCGGCGCTGTGGTCGGCGTGCGCTCAGCCGGCACTCGATCGCGGCTGGAACGTCGTGCTCTTCGACGGCCCGGGGCAGCAGAGCGAGCTCTTCGTGCGGAACACGACGTTCCGGCCGGACTTCGAGAGAGTGCTCACCCCGGTGCTCGACGCCGCGCTCGGGCTCGACGGGGTCGACCCGTCTCGGATCGCGGTCTACGGCATCAGTCAGGGCGGTTACGGCGTCGCTCGCGCCCTCGCCTTCGAGCACCGGTTCGCCGCTGCCGTCACCGACCCGGGCATCGTCGACGTGTCGACGTCGTGGACGAGTCACCTTCCGAAGAGTCTGCTCGCGACGCTCGATCGCGGTGAGGTCGAGAAGTTCGACCGAGAGATGGCGCTCGGGTTGAAGCTCTCTCCCGACACCGCTCGCACGTGGGCGTTCCGCGCCCGTCCGTACGGCACCGAGGGCTACGGCGAGACGATCCAGGCCGTTCGCGCGTACACGGTCGCGGATGTCGCGGGGCGTATCGAGACGCCGCTGCTCATCCTCTCGCCCGAGAACGAGCAGTTCTGGCCGGGGCAGGCGGAGGAACTCGCGTCGCTCACGAGTGCGGTCTCGACGGTCATCCGCTTCACCGCGGAGGAGGGGGCCGACGGCCATTGCCAGCCGATGGCCCGCGCTCTCACGGCCGAGCGGATGTTCGATTGGCTCGACGACAAGCTCGCGCGCGAGCCGCGGTGA
- a CDS encoding ammonium transporter has product MDTGNIAWVIMATALVLFMTPGVAFFYGGLVKAKSVVSMMMMSFGALGLIAVLWILYGYSMTAVDGVWDFAGNPFSDFGLGSLATGESANTDLLGAAYGSTFAIITVALISGAIADRAKFGAWMIFAGIWATLVYFPVAAWVWGGGWIMNLGETLGLPEVIDYAGGTVVHINAGAAALALALVLGKRVGFQKGFDKPHNVPLTLLGAAILWFGWFGFNAGAEWANDLAGTGLIVINTIGATAAAIIGWLVVEKFKDGKPTSVGAASGAVAGLVAITPSCANLEPGWALLLGIVAGAVCALAVELKFKLGYDDSLDVVGIHLVGGLIGALYLGFFAIDTGLFTGGDLGQLATQAIAAFAVLIYSFVLAFIIGFAIEKTIGFRIKNEDELAGVDTTVHGESGYKLETV; this is encoded by the coding sequence ATGGATACGGGAAACATTGCGTGGGTCATCATGGCCACGGCGCTCGTTCTCTTCATGACGCCGGGCGTCGCATTCTTCTATGGCGGTCTCGTCAAGGCGAAGAGCGTCGTCAGCATGATGATGATGAGCTTCGGAGCACTCGGCCTCATCGCCGTGCTGTGGATTCTCTACGGCTACAGCATGACCGCGGTCGACGGCGTGTGGGACTTCGCCGGAAACCCGTTCTCGGACTTCGGTCTCGGGTCGCTCGCGACGGGTGAATCCGCCAACACCGACCTGCTCGGTGCGGCGTACGGCTCGACCTTCGCCATCATCACCGTCGCCCTCATCTCGGGTGCCATCGCCGACCGCGCCAAGTTCGGCGCGTGGATGATCTTCGCCGGTATCTGGGCGACGCTCGTCTACTTCCCCGTGGCCGCATGGGTCTGGGGCGGCGGCTGGATCATGAACCTCGGCGAGACCCTCGGGCTCCCTGAGGTCATCGACTACGCCGGTGGAACCGTCGTGCACATCAACGCCGGTGCTGCAGCCCTCGCCCTCGCTCTCGTCCTCGGCAAGCGCGTCGGGTTCCAGAAGGGCTTCGACAAGCCGCACAATGTGCCCCTCACGCTCCTCGGTGCGGCGATCCTCTGGTTCGGCTGGTTCGGCTTCAACGCCGGTGCCGAGTGGGCGAACGACCTCGCCGGCACGGGCCTCATCGTCATCAACACGATCGGTGCGACCGCTGCGGCCATCATCGGTTGGCTCGTCGTCGAGAAGTTCAAGGACGGCAAGCCGACCTCCGTCGGTGCCGCCTCGGGTGCCGTCGCCGGTCTCGTCGCCATCACCCCGTCGTGCGCCAACCTCGAGCCGGGCTGGGCGCTCCTCCTCGGTATCGTCGCCGGTGCCGTCTGCGCCCTGGCCGTCGAGCTGAAGTTCAAGCTCGGCTATGACGACTCGCTCGACGTCGTGGGCATCCACCTCGTCGGTGGCCTCATCGGTGCCCTGTACCTCGGCTTCTTCGCGATCGACACCGGTCTCTTCACCGGTGGCGACCTCGGACAGCTGGCTACGCAGGCCATCGCCGCCTTCGCCGTCCTCATCTACTCGTTCGTCCTGGCCTTCATCATCGGCTTCGCGATCGAGAAGACGATCGGTTTCCGCATCAAGAACGAAGACGAGCTCGCCGGAGTGGACACCACCGTCCACGGCGAGTCGGGCTACAAGCTCGAGACCGTATAA
- a CDS encoding alpha/beta hydrolase family protein, which translates to MPRTPRRVAGFVIGAVGALAFVGAAAVAAVTVVFARRVVIPPRQRQEDVEIVSVDRDAGIIVLASHPESLMSGRYSFWFDSDAGHARLGDILASDEDTVTRSLLSVDFGDLAGAERGRFSGYLYLGPWEFGLPYDDVSIETELGPAPAWLVPAEADDAPWAILVHGRAVQRHEGLRAVRAVHDAGYTALLISYRNDGEAPESGDGRYGLGDTEWADVDAAIRFARSHGARDVVLLGWSMGGAIALQTLLRSPEADVVRGVVLDSPAIDWLDILAFQGELVGLPAGLSVTVAGTLSAHRLAALAGLDEPIGFTRLDVVKAAGSFTVPIHVLHSVDDGYVPITGSRRLAEARPDIVTLDEWTGALHTKLWNDDAERWEQGVAAVLTRLRDAP; encoded by the coding sequence ATGCCGAGAACGCCGAGACGGGTCGCGGGCTTCGTGATCGGAGCGGTGGGCGCGCTCGCGTTCGTGGGTGCTGCGGCGGTCGCCGCCGTCACCGTCGTCTTCGCGCGCCGCGTGGTCATTCCTCCGCGTCAGCGCCAGGAGGACGTCGAGATCGTCTCGGTCGACCGGGATGCCGGCATCATCGTCCTCGCGTCGCACCCCGAGTCGCTCATGAGCGGTCGCTACAGCTTCTGGTTCGACTCCGACGCGGGTCACGCCCGACTCGGAGACATCCTGGCGAGCGATGAGGACACCGTCACCCGCTCCCTCCTCTCGGTCGACTTCGGCGATCTCGCCGGCGCGGAGCGCGGCCGATTCAGCGGCTACCTCTACCTGGGGCCCTGGGAGTTCGGGCTGCCCTACGACGACGTCTCGATCGAGACCGAGCTCGGGCCCGCGCCCGCGTGGCTCGTCCCCGCCGAGGCCGACGATGCGCCCTGGGCGATCCTCGTGCACGGCCGGGCTGTCCAGCGTCACGAGGGTCTTCGCGCCGTCCGCGCCGTGCACGACGCCGGGTACACGGCCCTGCTCATCAGCTACCGCAACGACGGCGAGGCGCCCGAGAGCGGGGACGGGCGCTACGGCCTCGGCGACACCGAGTGGGCCGACGTCGATGCCGCCATCCGATTCGCGCGCTCGCACGGCGCCCGCGACGTCGTCCTCCTCGGCTGGTCGATGGGCGGAGCCATCGCCCTGCAGACGCTCCTGCGCTCGCCCGAGGCCGACGTCGTGCGCGGCGTCGTGCTCGACTCGCCGGCGATCGACTGGCTCGACATCCTCGCGTTCCAGGGGGAGCTCGTCGGCCTGCCGGCCGGCCTCTCGGTGACGGTCGCCGGCACGTTGTCGGCGCACCGTCTCGCTGCCCTCGCCGGTCTCGACGAGCCGATCGGATTCACCCGACTCGACGTCGTGAAGGCCGCCGGATCGTTCACGGTGCCCATCCACGTGCTGCACAGCGTCGACGACGGCTACGTGCCGATCACGGGCTCACGCCGACTCGCCGAAGCCCGACCCGACATCGTCACCCTCGACGAGTGGACGGGCGCACTCCACACGAAGCTCTGGAACGACGACGCCGAGCGCTGGGAGCAGGGCGTCGCCGCGGTGCTCACCCGGCTGCGCGACGCTCCCTGA
- the zapE gene encoding cell division protein ZapE — protein sequence MVSTSSGSLVRITERVPSISGAEIAAELSPPPQFEHASFDSYRTDPDFPSQQEAVERLREFAAVWRAQRPGGFFSRNRKPKAEKPGIYLDGGFGVGKTHLLAALWHGAPGPKYFGTFIEYTALVGALGYVPALALLSGAKLICIDEFELDDPGDTMLMTRFLGELMAGGTQVAATSNTPPNALGEGRFAAADFLREIHALSSNFQTLRIDGLDYRRRATEGGAVSVDDEALTRTVDALVAGGHTVALDDFDALISHLATVHPSKYVKLLSGVDVIALRGVRVLSNQNDALRLVAFIDRVYDAEIPIVASGVALSDAFDDEMMSGGYRKKYLRAISRLIALTTGELPPHD from the coding sequence ATGGTGTCGACGTCGAGCGGTTCGCTCGTGCGGATCACGGAACGCGTTCCGTCGATCAGCGGTGCAGAGATCGCCGCAGAGCTCTCGCCGCCCCCGCAGTTCGAGCACGCGTCGTTCGACTCGTACCGCACCGACCCCGACTTCCCGTCCCAGCAGGAGGCCGTGGAGCGCCTTCGCGAGTTCGCCGCCGTCTGGCGTGCGCAGCGCCCCGGCGGATTCTTCTCCCGCAACCGGAAGCCCAAGGCCGAGAAGCCGGGCATCTACCTCGACGGCGGATTCGGCGTCGGCAAGACGCACCTGCTCGCCGCGCTCTGGCACGGGGCGCCCGGGCCCAAGTACTTCGGAACGTTCATCGAGTACACGGCGCTCGTCGGGGCCCTCGGCTACGTGCCGGCCCTCGCGCTCCTCTCGGGGGCGAAGCTCATCTGCATCGACGAGTTCGAGCTCGACGATCCGGGCGACACGATGCTCATGACGCGGTTCCTCGGCGAACTCATGGCGGGGGGCACTCAGGTCGCCGCCACGTCCAACACGCCGCCGAACGCACTCGGTGAGGGGCGCTTCGCCGCCGCCGACTTCCTGCGCGAGATCCACGCCCTCTCGTCGAACTTCCAGACTCTCCGCATCGACGGGCTCGACTACCGTCGCCGCGCGACCGAAGGCGGTGCGGTGAGCGTCGACGACGAGGCGCTGACGCGAACGGTCGACGCACTCGTGGCCGGCGGCCACACCGTCGCGCTCGACGACTTCGATGCCCTCATCTCCCACCTCGCGACCGTCCACCCGTCGAAGTACGTGAAGCTCCTGTCGGGGGTCGACGTCATCGCGCTGCGCGGCGTCCGCGTCCTGAGCAACCAGAACGACGCCCTGCGGCTCGTGGCGTTCATCGACCGCGTCTACGACGCCGAGATCCCCATCGTCGCGAGCGGCGTCGCCCTCAGCGATGCCTTCGACGACGAGATGATGTCGGGCGGCTACCGCAAGAAGTACCTGCGCGCGATCTCGCGCCTCATCGCCCTCACGACGGGCGAGCTCCCTCCTCACGACTGA
- a CDS encoding SufE family protein: MTESTLPAQLAEIRDEFLELEVSDRLLLLLEFSNELPELPERFRDHPDLFERVVECQSPVFIVTEVDDAGGVHLHATAPAESPTTRGFASILAQGLDGLTVDEVLAVPDDYPDTLGLTVAVSPLRIRGMAGLLGRTKRQLRERRAAG, translated from the coding sequence ATGACCGAATCGACCCTTCCCGCCCAGTTGGCCGAGATCCGCGACGAGTTCCTCGAACTCGAGGTGAGCGACCGGCTCCTGCTCCTGCTCGAGTTCTCGAACGAGCTCCCCGAGCTGCCCGAGCGATTCCGCGACCACCCCGATCTGTTCGAGCGCGTCGTCGAATGCCAGTCGCCCGTCTTCATCGTCACCGAGGTGGATGACGCGGGCGGGGTGCACCTGCACGCGACCGCTCCCGCAGAATCGCCGACGACGCGCGGCTTCGCCTCGATCCTCGCGCAGGGCCTCGACGGGCTCACCGTCGACGAGGTGCTCGCCGTGCCCGACGACTACCCCGACACGCTCGGCCTGACGGTCGCCGTCTCGCCGCTTCGCATCCGCGGCATGGCGGGCCTTCTCGGTCGCACCAAGCGTCAGCTCAGGGAGCGTCGCGCAGCCGGGTGA
- the thrS gene encoding threonine--tRNA ligase, translating into MADGFALFTDRSVVAMSVNGELKDLAATVTDDDTVEPVTIDSPDGLNILRHSAAHVLAQAVQTVNPEAKLGIGPPVTDGFYYDFDVAEPFTPEDLKALDKEMARIIRQGQRFVRRVVTDDEARAELANEPYKLELIGLKGGAAEGNDGESVEVGAGELTIYDNVDGKTGEVYWKDLCRGPHLPNTRMIGNGWSLMRVAAAYWRGSEKNPQLQRIYGTAWPTKDELRAYQTRLEEAAKRDHRKLGAELDLFSFPDEIGSGLAVFHPKGGIIRAEIEDYMRERLLANDYELVNTPHITKGHLYEISQHLNWYREGMFPPMHLDEETDAEGNVTRQGQDYYLKPMNCPMHNLIFRARGRSYRELPLRLAEFGTVYRYEKSGTLSGLTRVRGLTQDDAHIYVTDEQIKDEVARQLEFVLETLRGYGLDDFYLELSTKDPEKYVGSDEAWEIATDTLREVAVESGLELVADPGGAAFYGPKISVQARDAIGRTWQLSTVQLDFNQPELFELEYTASDGTRKQPAMIHRALLGSVERFFAILLEHYAGAFPAWLAPVQVVGIPVANDYADYLGEVIGRLRAEGVRAQLDASDDRMQKKIRNHTKAKVPFQLIAGEEDRAGGTVSFRFRDGSQQNGVPIDDAIARIRAAIAEHVLVDSEADFA; encoded by the coding sequence GTGGCCGACGGCTTCGCGCTCTTCACCGACCGATCCGTTGTCGCAATGAGCGTCAACGGCGAGTTGAAAGACCTCGCCGCTACGGTGACGGATGACGACACGGTCGAGCCCGTGACGATCGATTCGCCCGACGGGCTGAACATCCTCCGCCACTCGGCGGCGCACGTGCTCGCCCAGGCTGTGCAGACGGTCAACCCCGAGGCCAAGCTCGGCATCGGTCCTCCCGTCACCGACGGCTTCTACTACGACTTCGACGTCGCCGAGCCGTTCACGCCGGAAGACCTCAAGGCCCTCGACAAAGAGATGGCCCGCATCATCCGTCAGGGCCAGCGGTTCGTCCGCCGCGTCGTCACCGACGACGAGGCGCGCGCCGAGCTCGCGAACGAGCCGTACAAGCTCGAACTCATCGGCCTCAAGGGCGGAGCGGCTGAAGGCAACGACGGCGAGTCCGTCGAGGTCGGCGCCGGCGAACTGACTATCTACGACAACGTCGACGGCAAGACGGGAGAGGTCTACTGGAAGGACCTCTGCCGCGGACCGCACCTGCCGAACACCCGCATGATCGGCAACGGCTGGTCGCTCATGCGCGTCGCCGCAGCCTATTGGCGCGGCTCGGAGAAGAACCCGCAGCTGCAGCGCATCTACGGCACCGCGTGGCCGACGAAGGACGAGCTGCGCGCGTACCAGACGCGCCTCGAGGAGGCCGCGAAGCGCGACCACCGCAAGCTCGGCGCCGAGCTCGACCTCTTCAGCTTCCCGGACGAGATCGGTTCGGGCCTCGCGGTCTTCCACCCCAAGGGCGGGATCATCCGTGCCGAGATCGAGGACTACATGCGCGAGCGTCTGCTCGCGAACGACTACGAGCTCGTCAACACGCCCCACATCACGAAGGGGCACCTCTACGAGATCAGCCAGCACCTCAACTGGTACCGCGAGGGCATGTTCCCTCCCATGCACCTCGATGAAGAGACGGATGCCGAGGGCAACGTCACGCGCCAGGGCCAGGACTACTACCTGAAGCCCATGAACTGCCCGATGCACAACCTGATCTTCCGGGCTCGCGGGCGCAGCTACCGCGAATTGCCGCTCCGCCTCGCGGAGTTCGGCACCGTGTACCGCTACGAGAAGAGCGGAACCCTCTCGGGCCTCACCCGCGTGCGCGGACTGACGCAGGACGACGCCCACATCTACGTCACCGACGAGCAGATCAAGGACGAGGTCGCGCGTCAGCTCGAGTTCGTGCTCGAGACCCTGCGCGGCTACGGGCTCGACGACTTCTACCTCGAGCTCTCGACGAAGGACCCCGAGAAGTACGTGGGCTCTGACGAGGCGTGGGAGATCGCGACCGACACGCTGCGCGAGGTCGCGGTCGAGTCGGGCCTCGAACTCGTCGCCGACCCCGGGGGAGCGGCCTTCTACGGGCCGAAGATCTCGGTTCAGGCGCGCGACGCGATCGGCCGAACCTGGCAGCTCTCGACCGTGCAGCTCGACTTCAACCAGCCCGAACTCTTCGAGCTCGAGTACACGGCGTCCGACGGCACGCGCAAGCAGCCGGCGATGATCCACCGTGCTCTCCTCGGCTCGGTCGAGCGCTTCTTCGCGATCCTGCTCGAGCACTACGCCGGGGCGTTCCCCGCGTGGCTCGCTCCCGTGCAGGTCGTCGGAATCCCCGTCGCCAACGACTACGCCGACTACCTCGGTGAGGTCATCGGTCGACTCCGCGCCGAGGGCGTGCGCGCTCAGCTCGACGCGAGCGACGACCGCATGCAGAAGAAGATCCGCAATCACACGAAGGCGAAGGTCCCCTTCCAGCTCATCGCCGGTGAAGAGGACCGCGCCGGCGGAACCGTGAGCTTCCGCTTCCGCGACGGCAGCCAGCAGAACGGTGTCCCCATCGACGACGCGATCGCTCGCATCCGAGCGGCGATCGCCGAGCACGTGCTCGTGGATTCGGAAGCCGACTTCGCGTGA
- a CDS encoding helix-turn-helix transcriptional regulator: MTMTETTSPATRRLIAENARFVAELADRHSVTLESLLAILRSTRLGDQAARAAAIDVAAAALVGLRTETDQQRSVTLEPVVGAFQRLRADLRPLVRFGGLDVQFVEPPATGRALPGEVAHAARAIVRTAVLAFVDSGDTSRVRIQWDCDGLNLLIRIRDDGRGELTVHDDSLRPIAERVAALDGELDVSSTPGWGSDVGIVLPLDPPDQLEPLEDVSELSVRERDVLRLLVEGRPNGEIARVLGISVNTVKFHVSNLLRKTGSRNRAELAGLAR, from the coding sequence ATGACGATGACCGAGACGACCTCGCCCGCGACACGTCGGCTGATCGCCGAGAACGCCCGCTTCGTCGCCGAACTCGCCGACCGGCACTCGGTGACGCTCGAATCGCTGCTCGCGATCCTGCGTTCGACGCGCCTCGGCGATCAGGCGGCCCGTGCCGCGGCGATCGACGTGGCGGCGGCTGCCCTCGTCGGTCTCCGCACCGAGACCGATCAGCAGCGCAGCGTGACGCTCGAACCGGTCGTCGGCGCCTTCCAGCGGCTGCGCGCCGATCTCCGGCCCCTCGTGCGTTTCGGAGGCCTCGACGTGCAGTTCGTCGAGCCGCCCGCGACGGGTCGTGCGCTCCCGGGCGAGGTGGCACATGCCGCGCGCGCCATCGTGCGCACCGCGGTGCTCGCCTTCGTCGACTCGGGTGACACGTCACGCGTGCGCATCCAGTGGGATTGCGACGGCCTGAACCTCCTCATCCGAATCCGCGACGACGGGCGGGGCGAGCTGACCGTGCACGACGATTCACTGCGCCCGATCGCCGAACGCGTCGCGGCACTGGACGGCGAACTCGACGTCTCCTCGACGCCCGGGTGGGGCTCCGACGTCGGAATCGTGCTGCCGCTCGACCCGCCCGATCAGCTCGAACCGCTCGAGGATGTCTCCGAGCTGAGCGTGCGCGAACGGGACGTCCTCCGTCTCCTCGTCGAGGGCCGCCCGAACGGCGAGATCGCGCGGGTGCTCGGCATCAGCGTGAACACGGTCAAGTTCCACGTCTCCAACCTGCTGCGGAAGACCGGCTCCCGGAATCGGGCCGAGCTCGCCGGTCTCGCCCGCTGA